Genomic DNA from Desulfuromonas versatilis:
AGGGGAGACTGATATGTCCGAACGCATTGCCATCGTCACCGGCGCCTCCAGCGGCATCGGCCTGGCGGTTTCACAGGCCCTGGCGGCCCAAGGCGACAAGGTGGTCATGGCCGACGTCAACGTCGAGGCCGGCACCCGCGAGGCCGAAAAACTCGGTGGGCTGTTCGTCCAGGCCGACCTCTCCAAGCGGGCCGACTGCAAGAAGCTGGTGGATGCCGCCATCGCGAAGTACGGCCGGGTCGACATCCTGGTCAACAACGCCGGCATCCAGCACGTCAGCCCGGTGGAGGAGTTCCCCGAGGACAAGTGGGACTTCATGATCTCGCTGATGCTGACCGCGCCCTTTTTACTCACCCGCTACGCCTGGCCGTCGATGAAAGAGCGCAAGTGGGGGCGCATCATCCACATCAACTCGGTGCACGGGCTGATCGCCTCCCCCTTCAAGAGCGCCTACATTTCGGCCAAGCACGGCCTCTCGGGGCTGACCAAGACCACCGCCCTCGAAGGCGGCCCGCACGGCATCACCGTCAACTCCATCTGCCCGGCCTACGTGCGCACCCCGCTGGTCGACAAGCA
This window encodes:
- a CDS encoding 3-hydroxybutyrate dehydrogenase, which gives rise to MSERIAIVTGASSGIGLAVSQALAAQGDKVVMADVNVEAGTREAEKLGGLFVQADLSKRADCKKLVDAAIAKYGRVDILVNNAGIQHVSPVEEFPEDKWDFMISLMLTAPFLLTRYAWPSMKERKWGRIIHINSVHGLIASPFKSAYISAKHGLSGLTKTTALEGGPHGITVNSICPAYVRTPLVDKQIADQAKVHKISEAEVVETIMLKNAAVKRLIEPSEIGELVVYLCSDKAACFTGSCMTMDCGWTAT